Within Montipora foliosa isolate CH-2021 chromosome 3, ASM3666993v2, whole genome shotgun sequence, the genomic segment AAGTTATATCTGTTAGAGTTTTTGGTTACCAAAGAATTAATTTCCCGTAACCCTAAATTAAAATAAGCATTATATGTAATAGTTAAGATGCAGGACTTATAAAAATACTCTAGAGGCATCCAGCCAACCTTAGAAAGTAACTATATCACTATCCTTAAACTATTTGGTAACTTGTGAATCAGCCTAGAAGCTCTAATGTGAATCATTTCTAGATCTTTAAGCTTGGGTCCAGACCCCCAGATCACAATTCCATATAGAACACTTGGAATTACTATCTTATAGTAAAACGTTTCTAAGATACATTAGGTGTAGATAGAAAATTTATACGTCTCAACATTTGTCTTTGGCATTAAATGCAGATCGAGCCAATGCAATATGTTGAGACCATGAGGGTTTGTCATCAATTGTAACCCCAAGGCAATTGGTGGAAGACACATACCGAATGGTGTCCTCACCACACTTCAGATGTTTCAAAGGACCTATGAAGGGGATTTACCTTCATGTAAAATCAATCTGTTACTAAGGCACCAGGAATTAACCTGGTCTAAGACAGCCTGTAATGCTAGTGGCATTTTTTTCAGGCGCAGGGCATCAGGTGTTTTCGTCATAACCATTTACCCATGGGCAAATTTTATACGGTCATTGACCAATTAAAACGTGTGGTTTCCTTCTGTTATGTTATAATAGAACTTTAATCAAATGGCTATTATCACTTTCGTTATCATTTACAGGTGCAGAAAACGAGTCAACCCTCGAGGAAACCCACTAAGCCAACATGAAATATGCCGCCCTGTCGTAAACCCTGTCGTAAACCAACACGGTCCAGAGTATATTGGTTTTGCAGTCCGAAGCACATGCCCAAGGAACTGGAAAGATGATATTGTGCGCACTAAATGTCAGAATGAAGATCAAAGTGATCTGTCTAATGACTGGCCCGTGTCTGATCGCGACAAGCGCATTACTTACAGAAATGTTTTTTGTGCAAGGTGTAATGGCGCAGTGAATACAACCTACGGGAAACTCGAGGCGGATTGTAGTGAATGGTTTAACACAGCGGCGTTCAATCTTAGTGATTTTATGCGCTTCGCGCATGCCAACTGTTCAGTAAAAATGAGACAAATGCCGGGGCAATACTTGAAGCAATGCATCCCTCGTTTTCAAGACTGTTCCGGGATTGGTCGGGAGAAAAATGGATCGTATTGCCAATCACAGTGCCTGGGATATGCTTTTCCTGTTTGTTTAATcagaaacaagaaaacaagattTCGAAATCTGCAATGCGCATTGTGTAACGGATTTAAGCCAAGCTCTTTGAAAACTGATTGTTCCTATGGATGTTCGACATGTTCCGTCCCTGTACCGCCCCTGACTATCCTGTTTGATTTTACTTCCTCCTTCGAGAACAGGGTTACAGTCACAGACAGAAAAATGCATTTCGAGCGAAATATAAACCACGTTTCGCACTGTGCTGCTAACGAATTGTACGACCCATACGTTGGAAAATGTAAAAGCACCGTCAGTTTACACCCACCACAAACTGACACGCCCATTTCCCAGAGTGAAAAAACAGTACCCGCTGATTTCATATCAAACGAAACAAGATTGCTGTTGAATTTGAACTGCACTTTCGTAGCTTTCAACCAAAGCGATTATAAACAACGACCTAATGGTACTGTTTACATTAAACCTCACAACAAGATGTACGGGAAAACGAGGTACACAATTCGCGGGAAAATTTTGCTACTTTGCGtcaacttttcaagaaatgcgACAGTGTTTTCCGAACAGCCAAGCGCAGGCTACCTCACTAAAACAACGCCAATATCTCTCCAAATTATGACTTTTTCTGGCTGCATTACGTCATTGGCTTCCCTCCTTCTCCTGTTAGCAACTTACACTCTATTTTCTGAACTGCGCAACTTGCCTGGAAGGATAATCATCAACTTGTCGCTATCTTTGCTGCTATATCAAGGCGTCTTTCTCGCAGCAATGAAGACTTCCAGTCATGAGCAATGCCAGGTCATTGCCATTCTTCTTCATTACTTTGTCTTATGTTCTTTCACCTGGATGAATGCTATGGCGTATGATGTACACAAGACCTTTACGTCCTCGGGTAAGCTTATAAGAGTACGTCTActttgggggaagggggaagggggaaggggTGCTCTCAAAGAAGATTCCGCCAAAAACACTTATATGTCCAGCACTGAATGCACGTAATTAGAtgcatccaacacgaagtgtccctttaagtttAAGCATTTGCTTcctatttcctattttttgtttGGGGCAAATGTAGCTGTTTACCTTTAACTCTGAGGACTGGAGTTTGAGAGGCATTTTGTGACGTTTATTGTTATGTATTCCCGCACGCGAACAATGTTAAAGTTTGGGAGGAGAGCAActggacacttcgtgacgcttgtCAAATCTTATTACATGCATTCTGGACATAGGCCGAAAAGGAGCGTGAAACACGGTTAAGTTAGTTAATAagtagagcactcgtgctcggcCAAAGAACCTTGAAAAAAGTCAAGacggttaagcagaagaaagacacgcgtatcacgcattcagggaaaaattgcgccataaattGCGCCGTCCAGGccgcgcgcttgatttgaaaacaaaagatttgatttgtgctgaaccaaaccctattgtttagtCAACAattataatccagaatttcgatgtgtaatttgcactggtattgcACTTtcttgcactggtgttacacatgaactgcactgctcttagccaatcggaACAGAGTattgttttcattattattattattattattattattattattattattattattattattattattattattattattactattattattataaatcgaTTTTT encodes:
- the LOC137996278 gene encoding uncharacterized protein, whose protein sequence is MTSIGWNCTPSIEDLQGTNWTEEIRNFQADNLGDLERYSCSNRCGVDERNALDILWIPERRQCFCDKFCDEYGDCCFDFNKLCRKRVNPRGNPLSQHEICRPVVNPVVNQHGPEYIGFAVRSTCPRNWKDDIVRTKCQNEDQSDLSNDWPVSDRDKRITYRNVFCARCNGAVNTTYGKLEADCSEWFNTAAFNLSDFMRFAHANCSVKMRQMPGQYLKQCIPRFQDCSGIGREKNGSYCQSQCLGYAFPVCLIRNKKTRFRNLQCALCNGFKPSSLKTDCSYGCSTCSVPVPPLTILFDFTSSFENRVTVTDRKMHFERNINHVSHCAANELYDPYVGKCKSTVSLHPPQTDTPISQSEKTVPADFISNETRLLLNLNCTFVAFNQSDYKQRPNGTVYIKPHNKMYGKTRYTIRGKILLLCVNFSRNATVFSEQPSAGYLTKTTPISLQIMTFSGCITSLASLLLLLATYTLFSELRNLPGRIIINLSLSLLLYQGVFLAAMKTSSHEQCQVIAILLHYFVLCSFTWMNAMAYDVHKTFTSSDGGRGSNRQGHQNKRLVRYCLFGWGVPAIAVSIFVIIDQILSKGLIGYGEGEAYCFISKPEAVLCFFVAPVALIMLFNAFALVHTVLHIVKTRKRTQKVTNQRHSTGVVWICVKMASVMGVTWILGIAANVQALSFLWYPYVVLNSLQGLFIFLSFGASGKSLELYRGKIAMLRNQCSSNAAKNTARTRDKIVVTRSGKTWSPDVQDCEEIPL